One genomic region from Amphiprion ocellaris isolate individual 3 ecotype Okinawa chromosome 20, ASM2253959v1, whole genome shotgun sequence encodes:
- the LOC111565938 gene encoding dnaJ homolog subfamily C member 30, mitochondrial-like translates to MAEVRQRFGRGVHHFAHKIYNRYLPETHSKQRKSAVQASSLSAGFLLGDIQTAGLCGAENAADRETVGASQDTYTRVQPQLGAGKGRRNVENYSYVQLKQYSLSSSTRVEITERTRSCVKFWRTFPSQQSTCSLYCGQFLFTRAYSGNGTRSEPLYKTKTGYYEILEVSPTSTQAQIKTAYYKQSFIYHPDRNAGSDQATIRFSEISEAYTVLGNKGLRKKYDRGLLTASDLTGTARPSAKASGKPQAESRRSVVGRESQGGMFDFDEFFRSHYSEQLQRQRDIRVRKEEMLRKQQETAGDKKLGKMTEVGVGLLMVTAIYIILSLRQ, encoded by the coding sequence ATGGCCGAGGTCAGGCAGCGGTTTGGAAGAGGAGTACACCACTTTGCACACAAAATATACAACCGCTACCTCCCGGAGAcccacagcaaacagaggaaaAGTGCAGTACAGGCCTCTTCTTTATCAGCGGGGTTTCTGTTGGGTGACATCCAAACCGCCGGACTTTGTGGGGCTGAAAATGCTGCTGACAGAGAGACTGTTGGAGCCTCACAGGACACTTACACAAGGGTACAACCACAGCTGGGTGCTGGAAAGGGACGCCGAAATGTTGAAAACTACTCCTATGTCCAACTCAAACAGTATTCACTTTCTAGCAGCACACGGGTAGAAATTACAGAAAGAACCCGGAGCTGTGTGAAGTTTTGGCGGACTTTCCCCAGCCAGCAGAGCACCTGTAGTTTGTATTGTGGGCAATTTTTGTTTACCAGAGCTTATAGCGGTAACGGAACCAGATCCGAGCCTCTTTACAAAACCAAAACAGGCTACTATGAAATCCTGGAGGTGTCACCTACCTCCACTCAAGCCCAGATAAAAACAGCCTACTACAAGCAGTCGTTCATCTACCATCCGGACAGAAACGCCGGAAGCGACCAGGCCACAATCCGCTTCTCCGAGATCAGCGAGGCCTACACGGTTCTGGGGAACAAGGGCCTCCGCAAGAAATACGACCGAGGACTGCTGACTGCGTCCGACCTCACTGGAACAGCCAGACCCTCCGCCAAGGCCTCAGGGAAGCCACAAGCCGAGAGCAGGCGCTCTGTGGTGGGCAGAGAGAGCCAGGGAGGTATGTTTGATTTCGACGAGTTTTTCAGGTCTCACTACAGCGAGCagctgcagagacagagagacatcCGAGTCCGCAAAGAGGAGATGCTGAGGAAGCAGCAGGAGACAGCCGGAGACAAGAAGCTGGGCAAGATGACGGAGGTCGGAGTTGGGTTGCTGATGGTGACAGCCATCTATATCATACTGAGCTTAAGACAGTGA
- the si:dkey-13p1.4 gene encoding transmembrane protein 151B isoform X1 has translation MLSSDQDSAEDTATSGPNDAEGEELEEDSPAESDAPEEQRPVQQSLGACVCRESHWRCLLLSLLMYSCLGVVAWCQLTRVTKISFNSALTSSFTASFTSSLRGASGMGVGGHSMIYHDSPCSDGYIYIPLAFLLMLYVLYMVECWHCRARSELQCKADVDSVYERVLRMRQAQPCIWWKAISYHFVRRTRQVTRYRNGDAYTTTQVYHDRVNTHVAEGEFDFSHCGMKDVSRDLRGLEGHPATRLRFTKCFSFTEAGPENEYLNQRARFFSEIEGLDDYMEAREGMQLKNVDFRENLIAYVDPDRMPWYTSQVAFWLAALLMLSWPLRVLIEYRTAYVHYRIEKLFGLEYIHSSPSPLDEDRNNTTCVIPRVDTLDSTEMEWHIRCNRQVIPSYSEAMLINMSTADSTSLQDTSSSNCVLLDGSQTAQSYGALQSQDDCEQCSDQNGRGAGGGRRRTITSSSCSSIFSCRGALLHSHLSSDTSRFSLCRMYGSHRTVALWRSRSSNLTDPCCADEQCCRSDSSQLALSDSPPTYRDARFFPVLIVHRSEGSEDGREVRRYYVRRGSSCVETAL, from the exons ATGCTCTCTTCCGATCAGGACTCTGCGGAGGACACGGCGACCAGCGGTCCTAATGATGCTGAgggagaggagctggaggaggactCACCTGCTGAGAGTGATGCCCCGGAGGAG cagcgTCCAGTCCAGCAGTCCCTCGGTGCTTGTGTCTGCAGGGAGTCCCATTGGCGCTGCCTGCTGCTCTCCCTGCTCATGTACAGCTGCTTGGGTGTGGTTGCCTGGTGTCAGCTGACCCGTGTCACCAAGATCAGCTTCAACTCGGCCCTCACTTCCTCcttcacggcctccttcacctcctcgcTGCGTGGGGCCTCCGGGATGGGCGTTGGGGGACACTCAATGATCTACCATGACAGCCCCTGCTCCGACGGCTACATCTACATCCCCTTGGCCTTCCTGCTAATGCTCTACGTGCTGTACATGGTGGAGTGCTGGCACTGCAGAGCCCGGAGTGAGCTGCAGTGCAAAGCAGACGTGGACAGCGTGTACGAGCGGGTGCTGCGGATGCGGCAGGCCCAGCCTTGCATATGGTGGAAGGCGATCAGCTACCATTTTGTGCGACGGACTCGGCAAGTCACTCGGTACCGTAACGGGGACGCCTACACCACCACACAGGTGTACCACGACCGAGTCAACACCCACGTGGCGGAGGGCGAGTTTGACTTCAGCCACTGCGGAATGAAAGATGTATCTCGTGACCTCAGAGGCCTAGAGGGGCATCCGGCAACTCGCCTGCGCTTCACTAAGTGTTTCAGCTTCACCGAGGCAGGTCCAGAAAATGAATACCTCAACCAGAGAGCCAGGTTCTTCTCTGAAATCGAAGGCTTGGATGATTACATGGAGGCCCGGGAGGGGATGCAGCTGAAGAATGTGGACTTCAGAGAAAACCTGATTGCCTATGTGGACCCGGACAGGATGCCTTGGTACACTTCCCAGGTTGCCTTCTGGCTGGCAGCTCTGCTCATGCTGTCCTGGCCTCTTAGAGTGCTCATCGAGTACCGCACTGCTTATGTGCACTACCGCATAGAGAAACTGTTTGGGTTGGAGTACATCCACAGCAGCCCCTCTCCTCTAGATGAAGACAGGAATAATACTACTTGTGTTATTCCAAGAGTGGACACGCTGGACAGCACTGAGATGGAGTGGCACATACGCTGCAACCGCCAGGTGATTCCCAGCTACTCGGAGGCCATGCTGATAAACATGAGCACAGCAGACTCTACCTCCTTACAGGACACCTCGTCCTCCAACTGCGTCCTGCTGGACGGCAGTCAGACGGCTCAGAGCTACGGAGCTCTCCAGAGCCAGGACGACTGCGAGCAGTGCAGCGATCAGAACGGACGAGGAGCCggaggaggcaggaggaggacCATCACCAgctccagctgctcctccatcttctcctgcCGAGGAGCGCTCCTCCACTCCCACCTCTCCTCGGACACGTCTCGCTTCTCCCTCTGCCGCATGTACGGCTCCCATCGCACCGTGGCTCTGTGGAGGAGCCGCAGCAGCAACCTGACGGACCCCTGCTGCGCTGATGAGCAGTGCTGCCGCTCCGACTCCAGCCAGCTGGCTCTCAGCGACAGTCCGCCAACCTACAGAGACGCCCGCTTCTTCCCTGTTCTCATTGTGCATCGGTCTGAGGGCAGCGAGGACGGGAGGGAAGTGAGGCGGTATTACGTACGGAGAGGGTCGTCGTGTGTGGAGACGGCTCTGTGA
- the si:dkey-13p1.4 gene encoding transmembrane protein 151B isoform X2 — MLSSDQDSAEDTATSGPNDAEGEELEEDSPAESDAPEERPVQQSLGACVCRESHWRCLLLSLLMYSCLGVVAWCQLTRVTKISFNSALTSSFTASFTSSLRGASGMGVGGHSMIYHDSPCSDGYIYIPLAFLLMLYVLYMVECWHCRARSELQCKADVDSVYERVLRMRQAQPCIWWKAISYHFVRRTRQVTRYRNGDAYTTTQVYHDRVNTHVAEGEFDFSHCGMKDVSRDLRGLEGHPATRLRFTKCFSFTEAGPENEYLNQRARFFSEIEGLDDYMEAREGMQLKNVDFRENLIAYVDPDRMPWYTSQVAFWLAALLMLSWPLRVLIEYRTAYVHYRIEKLFGLEYIHSSPSPLDEDRNNTTCVIPRVDTLDSTEMEWHIRCNRQVIPSYSEAMLINMSTADSTSLQDTSSSNCVLLDGSQTAQSYGALQSQDDCEQCSDQNGRGAGGGRRRTITSSSCSSIFSCRGALLHSHLSSDTSRFSLCRMYGSHRTVALWRSRSSNLTDPCCADEQCCRSDSSQLALSDSPPTYRDARFFPVLIVHRSEGSEDGREVRRYYVRRGSSCVETAL, encoded by the exons ATGCTCTCTTCCGATCAGGACTCTGCGGAGGACACGGCGACCAGCGGTCCTAATGATGCTGAgggagaggagctggaggaggactCACCTGCTGAGAGTGATGCCCCGGAGGAG cgTCCAGTCCAGCAGTCCCTCGGTGCTTGTGTCTGCAGGGAGTCCCATTGGCGCTGCCTGCTGCTCTCCCTGCTCATGTACAGCTGCTTGGGTGTGGTTGCCTGGTGTCAGCTGACCCGTGTCACCAAGATCAGCTTCAACTCGGCCCTCACTTCCTCcttcacggcctccttcacctcctcgcTGCGTGGGGCCTCCGGGATGGGCGTTGGGGGACACTCAATGATCTACCATGACAGCCCCTGCTCCGACGGCTACATCTACATCCCCTTGGCCTTCCTGCTAATGCTCTACGTGCTGTACATGGTGGAGTGCTGGCACTGCAGAGCCCGGAGTGAGCTGCAGTGCAAAGCAGACGTGGACAGCGTGTACGAGCGGGTGCTGCGGATGCGGCAGGCCCAGCCTTGCATATGGTGGAAGGCGATCAGCTACCATTTTGTGCGACGGACTCGGCAAGTCACTCGGTACCGTAACGGGGACGCCTACACCACCACACAGGTGTACCACGACCGAGTCAACACCCACGTGGCGGAGGGCGAGTTTGACTTCAGCCACTGCGGAATGAAAGATGTATCTCGTGACCTCAGAGGCCTAGAGGGGCATCCGGCAACTCGCCTGCGCTTCACTAAGTGTTTCAGCTTCACCGAGGCAGGTCCAGAAAATGAATACCTCAACCAGAGAGCCAGGTTCTTCTCTGAAATCGAAGGCTTGGATGATTACATGGAGGCCCGGGAGGGGATGCAGCTGAAGAATGTGGACTTCAGAGAAAACCTGATTGCCTATGTGGACCCGGACAGGATGCCTTGGTACACTTCCCAGGTTGCCTTCTGGCTGGCAGCTCTGCTCATGCTGTCCTGGCCTCTTAGAGTGCTCATCGAGTACCGCACTGCTTATGTGCACTACCGCATAGAGAAACTGTTTGGGTTGGAGTACATCCACAGCAGCCCCTCTCCTCTAGATGAAGACAGGAATAATACTACTTGTGTTATTCCAAGAGTGGACACGCTGGACAGCACTGAGATGGAGTGGCACATACGCTGCAACCGCCAGGTGATTCCCAGCTACTCGGAGGCCATGCTGATAAACATGAGCACAGCAGACTCTACCTCCTTACAGGACACCTCGTCCTCCAACTGCGTCCTGCTGGACGGCAGTCAGACGGCTCAGAGCTACGGAGCTCTCCAGAGCCAGGACGACTGCGAGCAGTGCAGCGATCAGAACGGACGAGGAGCCggaggaggcaggaggaggacCATCACCAgctccagctgctcctccatcttctcctgcCGAGGAGCGCTCCTCCACTCCCACCTCTCCTCGGACACGTCTCGCTTCTCCCTCTGCCGCATGTACGGCTCCCATCGCACCGTGGCTCTGTGGAGGAGCCGCAGCAGCAACCTGACGGACCCCTGCTGCGCTGATGAGCAGTGCTGCCGCTCCGACTCCAGCCAGCTGGCTCTCAGCGACAGTCCGCCAACCTACAGAGACGCCCGCTTCTTCCCTGTTCTCATTGTGCATCGGTCTGAGGGCAGCGAGGACGGGAGGGAAGTGAGGCGGTATTACGTACGGAGAGGGTCGTCGTGTGTGGAGACGGCTCTGTGA